The following coding sequences are from one Elusimicrobium minutum Pei191 window:
- a CDS encoding SPL family radical SAM protein, with translation MKYIPAKTLITKVKPSLFWFATDYNMNIYRGCSHGCIYCDSRSQCYRIENFDEVRAKEDAVAKISFELSRKRQKGLIASGAMSDPYNPQESKHNLTRNALKEIDRYGFGLALATKSPLVTRDIDIIKSICTRSSVIIKITITCAQDSLSKQIEPNVSPSSERFAALKQLSDNGIFCGVLLMPVLPFINDTEDNILSIVRQTAAAGAKFIYSYFGVTLRDNQRDYFYNKIADLFPYAKEKYITAFGESYSCQSPKTNQLTRAFKKECDKFGILYNMKDIIAAYKKPQEIKEQLELF, from the coding sequence ATGAAGTATATACCCGCCAAAACTTTAATAACTAAAGTCAAGCCTTCGCTCTTTTGGTTTGCCACAGATTATAATATGAATATATACAGGGGTTGCAGCCACGGCTGTATATATTGCGACAGCCGCAGCCAATGCTACCGAATTGAAAATTTTGACGAAGTCCGCGCTAAGGAGGATGCCGTTGCTAAAATATCTTTTGAGCTTAGCCGCAAACGCCAAAAAGGCTTAATCGCCTCCGGCGCTATGAGCGACCCGTATAACCCTCAAGAATCAAAACACAATCTTACAAGAAACGCTTTAAAAGAAATAGATCGTTACGGTTTTGGCCTTGCTTTAGCCACAAAAAGCCCGCTTGTAACAAGAGATATTGATATTATTAAAAGTATTTGCACCCGTTCAAGCGTTATTATAAAAATAACAATAACCTGCGCTCAGGACTCTTTGTCTAAACAAATTGAGCCTAACGTTTCACCGTCTTCTGAACGCTTTGCGGCTTTAAAACAGCTTTCGGATAACGGCATATTTTGCGGTGTTTTGTTAATGCCCGTTTTACCTTTTATTAATGATACTGAAGATAATATTTTAAGTATTGTCCGCCAAACGGCTGCCGCGGGGGCTAAGTTTATATATTCGTACTTCGGAGTTACTTTAAGAGATAACCAGCGGGATTATTTTTATAATAAAATAGCGGACCTTTTTCCCTACGCTAAGGAAAAATATATAACCGCTTTCGGCGAGTCTTACTCCTGCCAAAGCCCCAAAACAAACCAGCTTACGCGCGCATTTAAAAAAGAATGCGATAAGTTTGGCATTCTCTATAATATGAAAGATATTATTGCTGCTTATAAAAAACCGCAGGAAATTAAAGAGCAGCTTGAGCTTTTCTAA
- a CDS encoding bifunctional metallophosphatase/5'-nucleotidase: MRKLTLLFLFISLLAVLQGKEVIVYHTSDTHGYFFPIGSGVEETKGGFAALAAFIKQDSAGKDYLLLDSGDFMQGNIEVNATKGAAAVTLYNELGYNAVTIGNHEFDFGKNALDSAAQNLKADILVSNIEGIPNAKPYKTYKINGVKIAVIGIGLTGPGNKDYKVNNALESYKIAAAEAQKQNPAAVILLMHASSYDKSAQVTPQDIAALKEYALHVSLGGHLHVNKIEKKNNVLFIESGSRLLNVSKIILNFDDNTGVYKGSSAKTIPLVINKPQDEDREIKELVLNIKDMSYETPLCEAKECFYYQRKKDSVLDTEMANFAADVFYNRALSAGEKVDFALINTTSFKADLPKGRLTERDLKQTMPYEDNMSLVKVKGSFIYDLMLNTTIKEFSFFQFSKNIKAEITFNEEGKASFVNIKLNGRPLEREKEYLVATSSFIVFTSKYEAKSFENIPQAKKRELEIKLNKTVKEALLKDSMLTPPKTGRIKIK, encoded by the coding sequence ATGAGAAAGTTAACCCTTCTATTTTTATTTATATCTCTTTTGGCCGTTTTGCAAGGCAAGGAAGTAATTGTTTACCATACAAGCGATACGCACGGATATTTTTTCCCCATAGGTTCAGGGGTGGAGGAAACCAAGGGCGGCTTTGCCGCTTTAGCCGCTTTTATTAAACAAGATTCCGCCGGTAAAGATTATTTGCTTTTAGACAGCGGCGATTTTATGCAGGGTAATATAGAGGTTAATGCCACAAAAGGAGCCGCCGCCGTAACTCTTTATAATGAGCTTGGGTACAACGCGGTTACCATAGGCAACCATGAGTTTGATTTTGGTAAAAATGCTTTAGACTCTGCCGCCCAAAATTTAAAGGCCGATATTTTAGTATCTAATATAGAAGGCATTCCAAACGCTAAACCTTATAAAACTTATAAAATTAACGGTGTTAAAATAGCTGTTATCGGTATCGGTCTTACGGGGCCGGGTAATAAAGATTATAAAGTAAACAACGCTTTGGAAAGTTATAAAATTGCAGCCGCCGAAGCGCAAAAACAAAACCCCGCCGCCGTAATTTTGCTTATGCATGCTTCTTCTTATGATAAGTCAGCCCAAGTAACGCCACAAGATATCGCCGCTTTAAAAGAGTATGCGCTACATGTTTCTTTAGGCGGGCATTTGCATGTAAATAAAATTGAGAAAAAAAATAATGTTTTATTTATTGAATCGGGCAGCAGGCTTTTAAACGTGTCAAAAATAATTTTAAATTTTGACGATAATACAGGCGTTTATAAAGGCTCGTCAGCCAAAACAATACCTTTAGTAATAAATAAACCGCAAGATGAGGACCGTGAAATAAAAGAACTTGTTTTAAATATAAAAGACATGTCTTATGAAACGCCCCTTTGCGAGGCAAAAGAATGTTTTTATTACCAAAGGAAAAAAGATTCTGTTTTAGATACCGAGATGGCAAACTTCGCGGCGGACGTTTTTTATAACCGCGCTTTATCCGCGGGGGAAAAGGTTGATTTCGCCCTTATTAACACCACTTCTTTTAAGGCTGATTTGCCAAAAGGCCGTTTAACCGAGCGTGATTTAAAGCAAACCATGCCTTATGAGGACAATATGTCTTTAGTTAAGGTAAAAGGCTCTTTTATTTACGACCTTATGCTAAATACAACTATTAAAGAATTTTCTTTTTTCCAGTTCAGTAAAAACATAAAAGCCGAAATAACTTTTAATGAGGAAGGCAAAGCCTCTTTCGTTAATATAAAGCTAAACGGACGCCCGCTCGAGCGTGAAAAAGAATATCTTGTAGCCACAAGCAGCTTTATAGTTTTTACCTCTAAATATGAAGCAAAATCTTTTGAAAATATACCGCAGGCTAAAAAACGCGAACTTGAAATAAAATTAAATAAAACCGTTAAAGAAGCCCTTTTAAAAGACTCCATGTTAACACCGCCCAAAACGGGTAGAATAAAAATTAAATAA
- the carA gene encoding glutamine-hydrolyzing carbamoyl-phosphate synthase small subunit has product MIKKLKKEYKKAVLELSNGIKMEGRLIGADAMVSGEMVFSTGMLAYSEAMTDPSYLGQILVFSFSLIGNYGIPSFKEGDFFMPHGYESAGIKTQGIIVSDTFDDCFHYEKGNNIKTWMKDNGVPGIAGIDTRYLVQMIRDSKGPLFGRIVPEGKSSSYNSTKFEFLKHFKKTDYVDPSKYNLLPSASVKKPVTLGKGDIKIALLDFGVKRNIIRIFTDYGCTVTVYPWDTDVDTVETDAWVLSNGPGDPKQTGDLIQRVKKLIKGDKPILGICLGHQVLALAAGAKTKKLKRGHRSFNQPVFDVKTRKAFMSSQNHSFEVDKASLPKEWEVWFENANDFTIEGLKHKTKPFMTTQFHPEASGGPNDTAWVIKDFVSLIKKSNKTVKKGKK; this is encoded by the coding sequence ATGATAAAAAAACTTAAAAAAGAATATAAAAAAGCCGTATTAGAGTTATCTAACGGTATAAAGATGGAAGGACGTCTTATCGGAGCGGACGCAATGGTAAGCGGAGAGATGGTTTTTTCAACCGGAATGCTTGCCTACAGCGAAGCGATGACAGACCCTTCCTATCTCGGACAAATTTTAGTCTTTAGCTTTTCATTAATTGGAAACTACGGAATCCCCTCTTTTAAAGAAGGGGATTTTTTTATGCCGCACGGTTATGAAAGCGCCGGCATTAAAACGCAGGGCATAATAGTGTCCGATACTTTTGACGACTGTTTTCACTACGAAAAAGGCAACAACATTAAAACTTGGATGAAGGATAACGGCGTGCCCGGCATAGCCGGTATAGACACAAGATACCTTGTGCAAATGATACGCGACTCTAAGGGGCCTTTATTCGGCCGCATAGTGCCGGAAGGCAAAAGCTCTTCTTACAACAGCACCAAGTTTGAGTTTTTAAAACATTTTAAGAAAACGGATTATGTGGACCCGTCCAAATATAATCTTTTGCCTTCGGCTTCGGTTAAAAAACCTGTTACTCTTGGCAAAGGCGATATCAAAATAGCGCTGTTAGATTTTGGCGTAAAAAGAAATATTATAAGAATATTTACGGACTACGGCTGCACGGTAACGGTTTACCCCTGGGATACAGATGTTGACACTGTTGAAACGGACGCATGGGTGCTTAGCAACGGCCCCGGCGACCCTAAACAAACGGGCGATTTAATACAAAGAGTAAAAAAACTTATTAAAGGCGATAAACCGATACTCGGCATCTGTTTAGGCCACCAGGTTTTGGCTTTGGCGGCGGGCGCAAAAACAAAAAAATTAAAACGCGGACACCGCAGTTTTAACCAGCCTGTTTTTGACGTTAAAACCAGAAAAGCCTTTATGAGCAGCCAAAACCATAGTTTTGAGGTGGACAAAGCCTCCCTCCCCAAAGAATGGGAAGTGTGGTTTGAAAACGCTAACGATTTTACCATTGAAGGCCTTAAACACAAAACAAAACCTTTTATGACGACGCAGTTCCACCCGGAAGCCTCAGGCGGGCCCAATGACACGGCCTGGGTTATAAAAGATTTTGTTTCCCTTATAAAAAAATCGAATAAGACTGTAAAAAAAGGAAAGAAATAA
- the carB gene encoding carbamoyl-phosphate synthase (glutamine-hydrolyzing) large subunit encodes MPILNFLKPKNGKKQKVLLLGSGALSIGQAGEFDYSGSQAIKALEEEGLEVIVLNPNIASVQTNPAPNKKIYLYPVTPFWIEKIIKKERPVALIAGFGGQTSLNCAIELHNNGVLKKYGVKVLGTPVSSLEMSEDRDLFSKRMHEIGVPTPPSKAVETVEEALKTALEIGYPVITRSAYALGGLGSGLAENPEQLEKLASSALTSSPQILIEKSLHGWKEIEYEVMRDACGNSITICNMENFDPMGIHTGDSIVIAPCQTLNNRENNMLRDAALNIVKSIGVVGECNVQFALSPFTLEYYVIEINARLSRSSALASKATGYPIAFVAAKVVSGFDLLELKNPVTGTTSAFYEPSLDYVSLKVPRWDLKKFTGVSKELGTQMKSVGEVMSIGRNFCEVVQKALRMVQEDEEGLMKEVFAGTSDKELLKEAAHPTNLRIFAIYELFKRGFSVDKVKNVTKIEPWFLSHLFYLAKLENEVATFFKGVKAPKKLTADFIKKQFTNIDTEYLRRLKSRGFSDYQLTKLLLSVISPKEKFTNKEINSLSLGLRELRKKMNIVPVVKQIDTTSAEYYTTSNYLYLTYDGTHNDITLKKKNKSIITLGSGSYRIGSSLEFDWCSVMTSKYFKQQKDDSIIINCNPETVSTDFNSSDRLYFEELSFERVMDIIDFESPKGVVACMGGQNPNNLTPYLSRVGVNILGHSFETVEKAENRTKFSAILDSLNIDQPKWTSAASRKEVNDFVKEVGFPVLIRPSFVLSGTLMNVANDQKSLDYYLSLTKDISADYPVVLSQFILDAKELECDGVAKNGEVLLSFISEHVENAGVHSGDATLVFPAEKIYTKTANSIRDIVRKIAKGLNLNGPFNIQFIAKDNDVKVIECNARASRSFPFITKVSGQNLAEFSCKVMNNEKVDKVFMDESEIPYTGVKASMFSFQRLDGADPILGVEMASTGEVGCIGANFNEAMLLAMESTHIKMPKKGILLSTGREKDKIKFMEVIDNVYKFGLPVYATLGTANYLKEHGYDAIPVMYHHDPKPVDVIKQRKVDFVVNVHKSLELDELEHNSAIRKTAVKSNCSLLTNLEKAIAYFKAFDSYKALSEKDDLIHL; translated from the coding sequence ATGCCCATTCTTAATTTTTTAAAACCTAAAAACGGTAAAAAACAAAAAGTTTTATTGCTCGGTTCGGGTGCGTTATCAATAGGCCAGGCGGGCGAGTTTGATTATTCCGGCTCGCAGGCTATTAAAGCTTTGGAGGAAGAAGGCTTAGAAGTAATTGTTCTTAACCCTAACATAGCCTCCGTGCAGACAAACCCCGCTCCCAACAAAAAGATTTACCTTTACCCCGTAACACCTTTTTGGATTGAAAAAATTATTAAAAAAGAAAGACCCGTGGCTTTAATAGCGGGATTCGGCGGCCAGACCTCTTTAAACTGCGCTATCGAACTTCATAATAACGGCGTTTTAAAAAAATACGGCGTTAAAGTTTTAGGCACGCCAGTAAGCTCTTTAGAAATGTCCGAAGACAGAGATTTATTTTCCAAAAGAATGCATGAAATAGGCGTTCCCACCCCTCCCAGTAAAGCGGTTGAAACCGTGGAAGAAGCTTTAAAAACAGCGCTTGAAATAGGCTACCCCGTTATAACCCGCTCGGCCTACGCTTTAGGCGGTTTAGGCAGCGGTTTAGCTGAAAACCCCGAACAACTTGAAAAGCTGGCCTCCTCTGCGCTTACTTCCAGCCCGCAGATTTTAATTGAAAAATCCCTCCACGGCTGGAAAGAAATTGAATATGAGGTAATGCGCGACGCGTGCGGGAACTCCATAACAATTTGTAATATGGAAAACTTTGACCCCATGGGCATACACACGGGCGACTCCATTGTTATAGCGCCGTGCCAAACCTTAAATAACAGGGAAAATAATATGCTCCGCGACGCGGCTTTAAATATTGTTAAAAGCATAGGCGTTGTGGGTGAATGTAACGTCCAATTCGCTTTAAGCCCTTTTACGCTTGAATATTACGTAATTGAAATTAACGCAAGGCTTTCACGCTCAAGCGCTTTGGCAAGCAAAGCCACGGGTTACCCGATAGCGTTTGTGGCGGCCAAGGTTGTAAGCGGTTTTGATTTACTTGAACTTAAAAACCCCGTTACGGGCACAACGTCCGCTTTTTACGAACCGTCGCTTGACTATGTTTCATTAAAAGTACCTAGATGGGATTTGAAAAAATTTACCGGCGTTTCTAAAGAATTAGGCACGCAGATGAAGTCCGTGGGTGAAGTTATGTCCATAGGACGCAACTTTTGCGAGGTTGTGCAAAAGGCCCTTCGCATGGTGCAGGAAGACGAAGAAGGCTTAATGAAAGAAGTTTTTGCCGGTACGTCCGATAAAGAGCTTCTTAAAGAAGCCGCGCACCCTACAAACTTAAGAATTTTTGCCATTTATGAACTTTTTAAAAGAGGTTTTAGCGTAGATAAAGTAAAAAATGTTACCAAGATTGAACCTTGGTTTTTAAGCCATTTATTTTACTTAGCAAAACTTGAAAATGAAGTAGCCACATTTTTTAAAGGCGTAAAAGCGCCCAAAAAACTTACGGCCGACTTTATAAAAAAACAGTTTACCAATATAGATACGGAATATTTGAGAAGGTTAAAAAGCAGGGGATTTTCCGACTACCAGCTTACAAAACTTTTACTTTCCGTAATTTCCCCCAAAGAGAAATTTACGAATAAAGAAATTAATTCTTTATCTTTAGGACTTAGGGAATTAAGAAAGAAAATGAATATAGTGCCCGTGGTTAAACAAATTGACACAACCTCCGCCGAATATTACACGACTTCAAATTATTTGTATCTTACTTACGACGGCACTCACAATGATATCACGCTAAAAAAGAAAAACAAAAGTATTATTACGCTTGGCAGCGGCAGCTACCGCATAGGCAGCAGTTTGGAATTTGACTGGTGCTCTGTTATGACAAGCAAATACTTTAAACAGCAAAAAGACGACAGTATTATTATTAACTGCAACCCCGAAACCGTCTCGACCGACTTTAACAGCTCGGACAGATTATATTTTGAGGAACTTTCTTTTGAGCGCGTTATGGATATTATTGATTTTGAATCCCCCAAAGGCGTTGTGGCCTGCATGGGCGGGCAAAACCCCAATAACCTTACGCCTTATTTAAGCAGAGTGGGAGTTAATATTTTAGGGCACAGTTTTGAAACCGTTGAAAAAGCGGAAAACAGAACAAAGTTTTCAGCAATACTGGATTCTTTAAATATAGACCAGCCCAAATGGACGTCAGCCGCTTCAAGAAAGGAAGTTAATGACTTTGTTAAAGAAGTAGGCTTTCCTGTTCTTATAAGACCGAGTTTTGTTTTATCGGGCACGCTTATGAACGTGGCTAACGACCAAAAATCTTTGGACTACTATTTGTCGCTTACCAAAGATATTTCGGCAGATTACCCTGTGGTGCTGTCCCAGTTTATTTTAGACGCCAAGGAACTTGAGTGCGACGGCGTTGCCAAAAACGGCGAGGTGCTGCTTTCCTTTATTTCCGAACACGTTGAAAACGCAGGCGTTCACAGCGGCGACGCTACATTGGTTTTTCCAGCGGAAAAAATTTATACAAAAACAGCCAATTCAATTAGAGATATCGTTAGAAAAATAGCTAAAGGGCTTAACCTTAACGGGCCTTTTAATATACAGTTTATAGCTAAAGATAACGACGTAAAAGTAATTGAGTGTAACGCGCGCGCTTCACGCTCGTTCCCGTTTATAACAAAAGTTTCGGGCCAAAACCTGGCGGAGTTTTCCTGCAAAGTCATGAACAATGAAAAAGTTGATAAAGTGTTTATGGATGAGTCGGAAATTCCTTATACAGGCGTTAAAGCAAGCATGTTCAGCTTTCAAAGGCTTGACGGAGCCGACCCTATTTTAGGAGTTGAAATGGCCTCCACCGGCGAAGTGGGCTGCATAGGGGCAAATTTTAACGAGGCCATGCTTTTGGCTATGGAATCAACGCATATAAAAATGCCAAAAAAAGGTATTTTACTAAGTACTGGCCGTGAAAAAGATAAGATTAAATTTATGGAAGTGATTGATAACGTCTATAAATTCGGTCTGCCTGTTTACGCTACGCTGGGCACCGCAAATTACCTTAAAGAACACGGCTATGATGCTATACCCGTTATGTACCACCATGACCCAAAGCCCGTTGACGTAATAAAACAACGCAAGGTGGACTTTGTGGTTAACGTGCATAAAAGCTTGGAACTTGACGAGCTTGAACATAACTCGGCCATAAGAAAAACGGCTGTTAAATCAAACTGTTCGCTTTTAACAAACCTTGAAAAAGCGATAGCTTATTTTAAAGCGTTTGATTCTTATAAAGCATTATCTGAAAAAGACGACTTAATACATTTGTAA
- a CDS encoding GyrI-like domain-containing protein — MIQNIEKQITINGLKARANNKTPDLFKIAWENFFIDNSPITEAVYAVYTNYESDYKGAFDFIVGSAGANGEEFVIPAGNYYIWDTKSENNECIAGEWQKIWTSDIKRKYTVDFEVYIPGETIKIYLAV, encoded by the coding sequence ATGATTCAAAATATAGAAAAACAAATAACAATTAACGGTTTAAAAGCCAGGGCAAACAATAAAACACCTGACTTATTTAAAATAGCGTGGGAAAATTTTTTTATAGACAATTCTCCAATTACAGAGGCTGTTTACGCGGTTTACACAAATTATGAAAGCGATTATAAGGGCGCGTTTGATTTTATTGTGGGAAGCGCCGGTGCTAATGGGGAGGAGTTTGTTATCCCCGCCGGTAATTATTATATTTGGGATACAAAGTCCGAAAATAATGAATGTATTGCAGGGGAGTGGCAAAAGATTTGGACTTCGGACATTAAGCGTAAATACACGGTGGATTTTGAGGTTTACATACCGGGTGAAACAATTAAAATTTATTTAGCGGTTTAA
- the purF gene encoding amidophosphoribosyltransferase encodes MCGVFGVENNKDAANIVFQGLLSLQHRGQESAGIISSDTKNNITRVHRGMGNVSYVFKPEYLAGLNGDIAVGHVRYATGGKSSLENTQPFWFDCKHGRVILAHNGNIANDKQLAFMLQKTGAIFAHSSDSEHIMHMIEREKGDLETALPKALKKLNGAYALILLQGSKMIGVRDPHGIRSLVLGKLGKSYILTSETIAVELLGGKVIKELAPGEIITIQKGKIKKSYIFDKKDKAVCVFEQVYFSMPASRVQGQEVAVSRMAMGAQLARQMKGIKADIAMPVPDSGMFAALGFAKESGIDFEQGLVRNHYMGRSFIMPTQELREHLVKMKLFPIKTSIMGKKIVLVDDSLVRGTTSKKIVKLLKDCGAKEVHLALSAPKVISPCFYGIDTPTKKELMSTRMNEKDIAEFIGAESVTFIKINNMLAAVAGNEQNKKGKCGGYCAACFTGKYPTGLKV; translated from the coding sequence ATGTGTGGTGTTTTCGGCGTAGAAAACAATAAAGATGCGGCTAACATAGTGTTTCAGGGGTTGCTGAGCCTGCAGCACCGGGGGCAGGAATCCGCCGGTATAATTTCATCCGATACAAAAAATAATATTACCCGTGTCCATAGAGGCATGGGTAATGTTTCATATGTATTTAAACCTGAATATTTAGCCGGGCTTAATGGCGATATCGCGGTGGGGCATGTCCGTTATGCTACAGGGGGCAAAAGCTCGCTGGAAAATACACAGCCGTTTTGGTTTGACTGTAAACACGGGCGTGTTATACTTGCCCATAACGGCAATATAGCAAACGATAAGCAGCTTGCTTTTATGCTGCAAAAAACAGGCGCGATTTTTGCGCATAGTTCCGACAGTGAACATATTATGCATATGATAGAGCGCGAAAAAGGCGATCTTGAAACCGCATTACCTAAAGCATTAAAAAAGCTTAACGGCGCCTATGCTTTAATTTTATTACAAGGCAGTAAAATGATAGGCGTGCGTGACCCGCATGGTATACGCTCCTTAGTTTTAGGCAAGCTTGGCAAATCTTATATACTGACATCGGAAACTATAGCCGTTGAGCTTTTAGGCGGCAAAGTTATTAAAGAGCTTGCCCCCGGTGAGATTATTACTATACAAAAAGGGAAAATAAAAAAATCCTATATTTTTGATAAAAAAGATAAAGCGGTTTGTGTATTTGAACAAGTTTATTTTTCCATGCCGGCAAGCCGTGTGCAAGGCCAAGAGGTTGCCGTATCACGCATGGCTATGGGCGCGCAGCTTGCCAGACAAATGAAGGGTATTAAGGCTGATATTGCTATGCCCGTGCCCGACAGCGGCATGTTTGCCGCGTTAGGTTTTGCTAAAGAATCCGGCATCGATTTTGAGCAAGGTTTAGTTAGAAACCACTATATGGGCCGCTCATTTATTATGCCAACGCAAGAACTTAGGGAGCATTTGGTTAAAATGAAGTTATTTCCCATTAAAACCAGTATTATGGGTAAAAAAATTGTTTTGGTAGATGACTCTTTAGTTCGCGGCACAACATCAAAAAAAATAGTAAAGTTACTTAAAGATTGCGGCGCTAAAGAAGTTCATTTGGCATTGTCTGCCCCTAAAGTTATATCGCCATGTTTTTATGGGATAGACACCCCAACAAAAAAAGAACTTATGTCCACCCGTATGAATGAAAAGGATATTGCGGAATTTATCGGCGCTGAAAGCGTAACGTTTATTAAAATTAATAACATGCTTGCGGCCGTGGCGGGGAATGAACAAAATAAAAAGGGTAAATGCGGCGGTTATTGCGCGGCATGTTTTACAGGTAAATACCCTACCGGGTTAAAGGTATGA
- the rbr gene encoding rubrerythrin, which yields MKLKGTKTEKNLQIAFAGESQARMKYGYYAKKAKEEGYIQISKIFKETAKNEREHAKLWFKFLHEGNIPSTLENLEDAAKGENYEWTDMYANMAKDAEEEGFKDIAFLFKKVAEIEKQHEERYRKLFANIEGDKVFKQDEKVVWQCINCGFTCENKDAPEVCPVCKYAKAYFEIRKINY from the coding sequence ATGAAATTAAAAGGTACAAAAACAGAAAAAAACCTTCAAATAGCTTTTGCTGGAGAATCCCAGGCGAGGATGAAGTACGGCTACTATGCTAAAAAAGCCAAAGAAGAAGGATATATACAAATAAGTAAAATCTTTAAAGAAACCGCTAAAAATGAGCGTGAACACGCAAAACTATGGTTTAAATTTCTTCATGAAGGCAACATTCCTTCAACGTTAGAGAATTTAGAAGACGCTGCCAAAGGCGAAAACTATGAATGGACAGATATGTATGCCAACATGGCCAAAGACGCTGAAGAAGAAGGTTTTAAAGATATAGCTTTTTTATTTAAAAAAGTAGCTGAAATTGAAAAACAGCATGAAGAAAGATATAGAAAACTTTTTGCCAACATTGAAGGCGACAAGGTGTTTAAGCAGGACGAAAAAGTTGTATGGCAGTGTATTAACTGCGGTTTTACCTGCGAAAATAAAGACGCTCCGGAAGTATGCCCTGTTTGCAAATATGCAAAAGCATACTTTGAAATCAGGAAGATTAATTATTAA
- a CDS encoding Fur family transcriptional regulator: protein MRYSKQREIILNALKSNPIHPTADYVYNSLKKDNPSLSLGTVYRNLNLLSDIGVIRKIRGMGNSEHFDYNTHNHAHFICAKCSRIFDIDIDGNFYEILNLIAKKNGLDIEPGGLVLKGMCKNCKKDKNKERKQ, encoded by the coding sequence ATGAGATATTCAAAACAAAGAGAAATTATTTTAAACGCTTTAAAAAGTAATCCTATTCATCCGACTGCTGATTATGTTTATAACAGTTTAAAAAAGGATAATCCGTCTTTAAGCCTGGGTACTGTTTATAGAAATTTAAATTTACTTTCAGATATAGGGGTAATACGTAAAATAAGGGGCATGGGTAACAGTGAACACTTTGACTATAATACGCATAACCATGCGCATTTTATATGCGCAAAGTGTTCGCGAATATTTGATATTGACATAGACGGTAATTTTTATGAGATTTTAAACCTTATAGCTAAAAAGAACGGGCTTGATATTGAACCCGGCGGATTAGTTTTAAAGGGCATGTGTAAAAATTGTAAAAAGGATAAAAATAAGGAGAGAAAACAATGA
- a CDS encoding YbbC/YhhH family protein gives MKTLKILIFLILIILTACKKEDVNGASKYCSMEKPILSTVSPATEPEIIVLFNEQSAIAAAEEELGYILGQELMSAQKPFKAAGCDNMWVVYGTNEVGTLSGAVHIILRKQDGKILQVFYEK, from the coding sequence ATGAAGACTTTAAAAATTTTAATATTTTTAATACTTATTATTTTGACAGCCTGTAAAAAAGAGGATGTTAACGGCGCGTCTAAATACTGCTCTATGGAAAAACCTATCCTTTCAACAGTATCCCCCGCGACAGAACCCGAAATAATTGTTTTGTTTAACGAGCAATCGGCCATAGCCGCTGCGGAAGAGGAATTGGGTTATATTTTGGGACAGGAGCTTATGTCCGCACAAAAACCTTTCAAGGCTGCCGGATGCGACAATATGTGGGTTGTATACGGTACAAATGAGGTCGGCACCCTAAGCGGGGCTGTGCATATTATTTTAAGAAAACAAGATGGGAAAATCCTGCAGGTATTTTATGAAAAATAA